From the Candidatus Liberimonas magnetica genome, the window TGGGACATAAGTGTCCAATAAGGAACTGCTCGTGCATTGAAAAATTAATGAAAAATTGATTTCTATGATGAGTGTAATGGGAAAATGATTCAAAAAGAATAGGGATTCTCGGAAAGCAGGACATAGTATTGAATATGTCCTTGATAAATTTAAGAAAGAAATGATGCGGTCCCGCCACTCAAAAAAACCTTGAAAAAACTTCAAAAAACAGGCAAAAATTGACAAAATAATATCAAAAATGTAAACTATATCTTCAATAAAGAAATTTTGAAGATAGAATAGCAAAACTCGAAAAAATATTAGCCCACCTCTTCGGTGGGCCCGCCGATGAGGCGGGGAGGCTTAGTGGAAATTTCCGCACTTGAACAATATGCAAAAAAGATAAGGCGCAGTATAATAAATATGCTTTTAGATGCCGAATCCGGCCACCCGGGAGGCAGCCTTTCAGCCGCAGATATAGTTACAGCTTTATATTTTAACGAGATGAATTTTGACCCGAAAAACCCGAAAGATCCCGGCAGGGATTTTTTTATTTTGTCAAAAGGCCACGCATGCCCTGCCTTATACGCTGTCCTGGCTGAGCTGGGCTGTGTAAAAAGCGAAGAGCTGTGCACCCTGCGCAGGCTCGGGAGCAGGTTGCAGGGGCATCCAGGGTCCGACAAGGATATAGCGGGTATTGAAGTTTCGACCGGGTCTCTTGGTTACGGGCTTTCAATAGGAGTAGGCACGGCTCTTGCTTCAAGGATAGAAAAAAGGCAAAACCGCACGTATGTGCTTATGGGCGACGGGGAACAGCAGGAAGGCTCGGTTTGGGAAGCAGCTATGGCTGCAGGACATTATAAGCTTGATAACCTTTGCGCTATAGTCGACAACAATAGGCTTCAGATAGACGGCAATACAAAGGATATTATGAACGTCGAGCCTTTAATTGATAAATATAAATCGTTCGGCTGGAGCACTATTGAAATTAACGGCCACGATTTTAAAGAAATCCTCGATGCTTTTAAAAAAGCGAAAGAAACCAGGCTTAAACCGAGCGTTATAATAGCAAGGACCGTAAAAGGCAAAGGTGTTTCTTTTATGGAAAATATTTGCGATTGGCACGGAAAAGCCCCTACGAAAGAATTGGCACAAAAGGCGCTTAAAGAACTGGAGTAACGGCAGAATTGAGTAGTGAGTCATGAGTTGTGAGTAACTGCATAGACCTTGACAAAGACTCAAGACCCAAGACTCAGAACTCAAGACTATTTTTTAGGAGTTATAATGGTTGAAATTTACGGAAAAAAGGCTACACGATACGGGTACAGCGAGGCGCTTGTTGAGTTAGGCGAGAGTAACCCCAAAGTCGTTGCCCTGGCAGCGGATACAGCCTGCTCGGTCATGGTGCATCTTTTTGCACAGAAATATCCGGAGCGGTTTATTCAACTCGGCATAGCAGAACAGAACATGATAGGTGTTTCTGCAGGCCTTGCAGTTGCAGGGCTTATCCCCTTTGCCACTACTTACGCGATGTTTTCTACAGGCCGTCCGTGGGAAAACATAAGAAACACAATATGTTATTCTAATCTTAATGTAAAGATCGGCGGTTCGCATTCCGGGATAACGGTCGGGCAGGACGGGGCTACGCACCAGGCTCTTGAAGATATAGCGATAATGAGGTGCATCCCAAGGATGACGGTCCTTGTCCCCTGCGATATGATACAGACAAAAAAGGCAACGATAGCGGCTTCGAAAATGTACGGCCCCTGTTATATCCGTTTCGGAAGGGAAACGGAGCCTATAATTACAAAAGAAGATACGCCGTTTGAAATAGGAAAAGCCCAGGTGCTAAAAGAAGGCAAAGACATTGTCATATTTGCCTGCGGTTATATGGTTTATGAATCGCTTATGGCTGCAGAGCTTCTTGAAAAAAGCGGAATATCGGCCAAGGTCATCAATATCCACACCATAAAACCATTAGATGATAAAGCAATATCTGCGGCTGCAAAAGAATGCGGCGCTGCAGTCAGCGTTGAAGAACACCAGGTTATCGGCGGGC encodes:
- a CDS encoding transketolase family protein — encoded protein: MVEIYGKKATRYGYSEALVELGESNPKVVALAADTACSVMVHLFAQKYPERFIQLGIAEQNMIGVSAGLAVAGLIPFATTYAMFSTGRPWENIRNTICYSNLNVKIGGSHSGITVGQDGATHQALEDIAIMRCIPRMTVLVPCDMIQTKKATIAASKMYGPCYIRFGRETEPIITKEDTPFEIGKAQVLKEGKDIVIFACGYMVYESLMAAELLEKSGISAKVINIHTIKPLDDKAISAAAKECGAAVSVEEHQVIGGLGSAVAEVLAKNYPVPMEMIGINDVFGKSGIPQDLIRSYGLKDVDIAKACEKAIKRKSR
- a CDS encoding transketolase, which encodes MRRGGLVEISALEQYAKKIRRSIINMLLDAESGHPGGSLSAADIVTALYFNEMNFDPKNPKDPGRDFFILSKGHACPALYAVLAELGCVKSEELCTLRRLGSRLQGHPGSDKDIAGIEVSTGSLGYGLSIGVGTALASRIEKRQNRTYVLMGDGEQQEGSVWEAAMAAGHYKLDNLCAIVDNNRLQIDGNTKDIMNVEPLIDKYKSFGWSTIEINGHDFKEILDAFKKAKETRLKPSVIIARTVKGKGVSFMENICDWHGKAPTKELAQKALKELE